A stretch of the Rhinoderma darwinii isolate aRhiDar2 chromosome 3, aRhiDar2.hap1, whole genome shotgun sequence genome encodes the following:
- the NUDCD3 gene encoding nudC domain-containing protein 3, with protein sequence MEPDLSDRYDHALLGILQHVGNIQDFLNVYFGFLYRKTDFYRLLLGPQDRMGFPPGTAQNMILQAFKTYEKLAVKDHEQRIQDLQEKLKKKEERLAESGDAPGVAEEVVVEAPAEAIPVEQEEPSVPDPQEKAEESEATGNNTEDPAAVPQGQEGFQTDSDSYNGAVRKNYTWSQDYSDLEIKVPVPKDVVKGRQVSLDLRSTCIRVAVRDSQGERVLMDGNFTHKINSETSLWSLEPGKCISISLSKCGEYWWNAVLEGEEKIDIEKINKERGMATVDDEEHAVLDRLTFDYQQKLQGKPQSHELKVHDMLKKGWDADGSPFKGQTFDPSMFNISPGSVQF encoded by the exons ATGGAGCCGGACCTGTCAGACCGCTATGACCATGCGCTGCTGGGTATCCTGCAGCATGTAGGAAACATACAGGACTTCTTAAATGTTTACTTCGGTTTTTTGTATCGTAAGACAGACTTTTATCGGCTGCTTCTGGGCCCTCAGGACCGAATGGGATTTCCCCCAGGTACTGCACAGAATATGATACTGCAG GCATTCAAAACCTACGAGAAACTGGCCGTTAAAGATCAtgagcaaagaattcaagatttgCAGGAGAAGTTGAAAAAGAAGGAAGAAAGGTTGGCAGAGAGTGGTGATGCCCCGGGAGTAGCAGAAGAAGTTGTCGTAGAGGCGCCAGCAGAAGCGATACCAGTAGAGCAGGAAGAGCCTAGTGTACCGGATCCACAAGAGAAAGCTGAAGAATCAGAGGCTACTGGAAATAACACCGAGGACCCTGCTGCTGTACCCCA GGGCCAAGAGGGTTTTCAGACGGACTCGGACAGTTACAATGGCGCCGTAAGGAAAAACTACACGTGGTCGCAGGACTACTCTGACCTGGAAATAAAAGTGCCGGTGCCTAAAGATGTGGTAAAAGGCAGACAG GTGTCGTTGGACCTGCGCAGCACATGTATCCGAGTGGCAGTGAGGGACAGTCAAGGCGAGCGTGTCCTGATGGATGGAAACTTCACtcacaaaataaattcagagacCTCCCTGTGGAGCCTGGAACCTGGGAAATGTATCTCG ATTAGTCTGAGTAAATGTGGGGAATATTGGTGGAACGCAGTTTTAGAGGGTGAGGAGAAAATCGACATTGAAAAGATCAACAAGGAGCGCGGCATGGCAACAGTGGACGATGAAGAACACGCCGTGCTGGACAGACTCACTTTTGACTACCAGCAAAAACTGCAAGGGAAGCCACAGAGTCATGAGCTG AAAGTTCATGATATGCTAAAAAAAGGATGGGATGCCGATGGGTCACCGTTCAAGGGGCAGACGTTCGACCCTTCCATGTTCAACATCTCTCCAGGTTCTGTGCAGTTCTGA